CAAAAGTATGTTGAGGCCAGTGGGTAGAGCTGTGTAAGTGATAGAGCTGTATTCTCCAGAGCTCTGCGGGCTGTGGGCCCTTGATCCTGTGCTCCCTTCCATAGCTAACACCCCCAGCCTACCCCGGTTCAGCCCCACTCGGAACCAGAGGGTTTTCAAGATGCCTGAGTCCCCATCAACCATTTAAAGGCAAGGACCCGAGTAAGTGCATAGAAGCATGTTGATACCAGCAGCTCTGAGAGGACCTGCTGGGCGTCTCTCTCTGAACAATCTACCACATCAATGGAATGATCCAGCAGCTGGGTTCTACAGGGCAGAATCTAGGGGAGTCCTGTTGACACCCCTTTGTTCCTTACCTCTAGACCAGCAGATGAATAGTGCACATGTTAATGTCATTTGCTGAAGTGTCACAAGTCTGAAGTTGTTGTATATCCTGACAAGTATGTACACGCTGGTCCTAATTTTGTCAGGGGGACCCATGTAAGAATGATAATTAAATTGACTTTTCTGCTcattaaccttttctttttttattttattttattttattttattatattatgttaatcaccatacagtacatccccagattccgatgtaaagttcgatgcttcattagttgcgtataacacccagtgcaccatgcaatacgtgccctccttactacccatcaccagtctatcccattcccccaccccctcccctctgaagtctttagtttgtttctcatagtccatagtctctcatgtttcattcccccttctgattaccccccttttctttatccctttcttcccctactgatcatcctagttcttatgttccatagatgagagaaatcatatgataattgtctttctgatgGTGTTGCCTGGGAGTTTCTTCTCTAACGTAATTAGGTTAACGGTGACTGAAGTTTGATTCCATCGTGGGCTGATAGGATCTTTTTGGCCAGGGCCTTGTTTAGGGACAAGCAGTCCATCTGGCTTGGTCAGGGTCCCTCAGAGGGCAGCCACCTCCGGCCCTCACTTCCCGGCAGTGCCTCATCGTGGGGGAAAGTCGATACTGCACTGCGTTTCTGCTTCCAGCCTACAGAAAGGGGCTGATATCTGTTCCTTTCTGTCCTGGCTGTTGGTGAGAGTACATAAGACATCGTGCTTCTGGAATCGTTTTCAGTAACTTgacaaggaaatattttaaataggtaaCGACAGCTGTGGTAAAATCTGAACTGTTTGTGTCGTGTTGCCCTGGCTGGCAACAACCTTGTGCTCCCCTTCCCGACAGTGGCACCCTCCCCTGCGCTGCCTGGCCTTGTTTTAGGGGAAAGAGTCAGGATCTGGAGGTTGGCTCAGCTTGTCGTATCGCGTGCTCAGGGATGGTTTTGTGTGCAGCAGCAGCGGGACGGAGTCAGAGACTGGCTTCCGTCCGTGTGACCCAGATCGTATTAGGTGAATGACTCAATGTTGTTTAGGTTACTTTAGGGGAAAGAGAATTGAGTCTAGATTACTAAGTGCTTTTTAGTAGATAATGGGGCACCCCATATATCAGCTGCACAGGATATAAGGTAAAACCTGATCATTctgccataaaaaataatttaaatggtgGAGCCTATATAAGTTGACTTCTTGATTGAGACAGAGGGCTTCGCTTTCAGTGCTTGCTTTTTACCAATGCCAAGAAGCTGGTAAATTGCTTTTCACAGTTTTCAACAAAGGAGTCTTGATTTTGACTTAGATGTCGATTTTCTGTCTCAATGTGTCActtcctgtgttttatctggtAATTTGCCATGGCGAGGTACAAAATATAGCCTTATTAGGTTTAAATATGTGGTATGCTTTTGTTGTAAATGTAAAGCAGATTTGCTCTACTGTAAATTactaatatgcttttaaaattaaatcaagcAATTCATTCATTGTGTGCTGCTTTATTATCTATTACAAAAACTCCAGTGGGACTCAGGTACTGCCTTTCATAGACAGAAGCcctgttttgagatttttatccTCAACATGCCTTTGCAGAGCGGTCTGTAGTTTAGAAAGAGTTTGCATGAACACTGACGTTTTACTGATGAAGGGAGATATACTCATTTTATAGGGGGGAACTGAGGCTTGGGGGGCTGGAGAGGACTTGCCCAGACTCCCTGAGCACACGGTGCCAGCACACTGCTGGCTCTGACTTTGGAATCTGCTGGGAAAGCTGGAAGATGAAGCAGGGTGGTGTTCCCAGGACCCAGCTCTGTGGTGGTCACCGCCCAGCCCAGGGGCTAGACCTTGGCTGCATATCAAAGTCCCCTGGGCTTTCCAGTCTTCTGGAGAGGCCTGGCATCATCATGGTTTCAAGCTTCACAGGTGGTCCCCATGGCAGTGGTGGGGCACTCGTCACTGCTGGGGCCCACCTGTACCCTAAAGAGGGGCTAAGCTGGGTGGACACCTGGAGCAGGGCCAGGAGAGCTGAATCCCTGAGAGTCTGTGTATAGCTAGTGAGGAGGTGTGGGGCACGGCCAGGGAAAGCTCTAGAACACTCAGGGCAAGACTGTTAGAATTTTGACTGGTTTTGCTCAGTTTTTGAGACCTTGAACAattagtattttttctctttggtccTAATTCTGGTATGTCGCAGAATCCTGGGTATTTAACTTCATATTTTCGCAGTGAGAATAACATTAGATGATGTCACAGCTTCCATCTGTGTCAGAGTCATACCCTCCGAGTCACAGCAAAGCTCTAAGTTTAAAAAAGCAGGTAACCCTGGCTCAGCAATACGAGACTTCAGGTCATCACTGGTTGACATCTGCGGCCTACGGTAAGTTACACCATCTCCACATCGGGTGTTTTGTTTCATCTGTTTGAATCCTACCAAATGGCTCTCTGGCCAATCCCTTCCCAGGTCGGGCTTTGGTGTGCTTGGTCTGGAGAGAGGTCTTTCatggcgtgggggtgggggggcaaagtTATGTTGGTAGAACAAGCAGCACGCCCACAGGCATGTAGCAAAACGTTTGCAGTGGTGTGGTTAGCAGATGTGTGTCTGTGGAGGACAAAGGCACGTGAGCTGACGGCTTCCACAAATCAGAGTAGCCTCGGGCTGGCTCACAGGTTcagcccctttccttctcctgtcGCTGTGCCTGGTGTAAGAGTTGTTAGTCAAGCGTAGTCTTCTGTGAGGTATGGTACACAAAGCGGATCGGGAACAATAACGCAGCTGACGTATTAGAGAGTTCAGATCACCTGGAGTTCAGGCGCTAAGGCCCCCATGTAGGGAGGGTTTGTGGAAGCCTGAGATTGGGGGCCACGGCCAACTGGCTTCTGCAGGGGCTGGTTTGCCTTACTTCTAAGACTTCTGTTTACTTTATAGGAAGAGATTTTAAATACCTGGCCGCAAATGATGTTTTGAAAATTGTGGTCATAGGTTAGTGTTGAAATCGGAGAGTTTCGAGATGCAGATCTGAggcttccttctctgtccccagaggGAAGATCagccctggctcctggctgggcaGGAGGGGCGGGGGTGTTCAAATGCAGCTCAGCTCCGAGCAGAGGTACTCTGAGGCTACTCTCCCCCACACCTGTGTGTgcattctcatttctcatttcccatCATGAGCCCAGGTGGGCCCAGAGGCCTAGAGGCCTAAGTAATAACTTTCAGGAGGGGCCTGGCCTTCCTGTGCTTTGAGCCGTATTTAAATGTTACTGAGGACCAACTGGGAGTTCGCAGGGGTTCCTACCTCCATTTGCTGCATCATCCTGCCCCTTAGCTGTGTCCCGAGGCCCATCGGACTCTGAAGCTCTGACTCCTGGTGTTCCTGCCACcttgtttatgtatgtatggGGTCAACAGCGCTGGTGAACTCGTTTATCTTAATGAAAGGATGGCCTTCAGAatcatcaaataaattaaatgtctTGTGGCATAGTTGCCATCACCGTCACTGAATTAAATGACCAGAAGGAGGCGAGCCAGCAAAAATGAATAAGGATTTGGAAATTAAAGCTCTCTCCTCACTGAAGGAAGCCAGAGGGTAATTCATTTTGGTTGTACGTATTGATCAAGTTTACAACTGCATACTAAATTgtcatactttatttatttatttatttatttatttattttaaaaagattttatttatttatttgacagagatagagacagccagcgagagagggaacacaagcagggggagtgggagaggaagaagcaggctcatagcggaggagccttatgtggggttcgatcccagaacaccaggatcacgccctgagccgaaggcagatgcttaaccactgtgccacccaggcgccccatgtcatACATATTTAATGCTGATTTTGTTTCTTATGATATCaagtccatattttttaaaaattcatttattttagagagaaagagcaggggaggaggggcagagggagagatcaatctcaaggagactccttgctgagcatggagctctacctggggctccatctcaggaccctgagagcctcatgacctaagcggaaatcaagagtccgaggcttaaccgactgaaccaacCAGGATCCCCaagtccatatttttttttttaaaggcaacagTGTATTTTGTACTAATCTACAATTTGAAGAGGCCTGAAGAGGACGAAGTCCAAAGTGAGAGGTTCTGCATTCCAACCCAGGCCTACTGGAGCAGGGTGGTCAGGGGCCTGTGTTCTCTGAGTGAAGCCCATCTCTGTCTGCAAGCTCCTGGGCGTGTCCGTGGCCCAGCCTTGCACTGCTTCCAATGCCAGCTCAAGCCCTGTCTTTGACAAGGACACCAGCACGTCCCAGCCCACAGCAATCCCCTCCTATCCCACCCTCTCTGGCACAGTGTGTCTATCCCTAACCTGGGCTCGCCTTTCCTGAGGGGCTGTGGGGGGTGGTCCCAGCACTCTGCCTTACCTCACCTGCTCAGGTACAGCTGTGCACATGCTGAGCCTCAGAGGCAGTGGAGAGAACTTGGTGTATGACTCCTAGTCAGCGGGAGGGTGCTGCCTGCCCCACCAGTTCATGAAGTGGACGCAGGCTGGCCTGTTTCTGGCTGCTCTGGTCTTCAGTATATTGTAGCTAGCAATGAAAGGCTGGAAAAGCCTCCAAGGGGCTTTACGAAGTCACTTAGACTCATCAGACCACTCAGTGAGGGGGACCCCGCACAATGCTCACCTCACCTTCCTGACTGTCCCTTTAACAGGTAAAGCAACAGGTGTTGCTTTGAGATGGTcagttctttatatttattcatcGTTTTATTCATGCACAAAAGGTCAAGATGTACAATGGCTGACTTGTCCCCCTGCCCAATGCTGTAACCTTTACTCATTCAAAAGGGTGGATCTCTGGGCTTTCATTGCTGAATGTGGGACCATCAGGTCATCAGGTGGGAGGAGACGGGAGGGGGCTCGCTCAGGAGTCCAGAGCCTGAATAATTACCATCAGAGCATCGGTAGAATTACTTAGgtttagaagaagaaaatgcgAAATGTCATTCTTCCAGCCCAGCTACTCTGCGATGAGCCCCGAGGCACTTGCATTTCTGCTCACTGGTGAGCGAGAGGTCTGGGGGCCTGTGACAGCCAGGGCGGGGCTGTGACTGAGCACAGCAAAGAGCGCGAGTGCAGTGCTGCTGAGAGGCAGAAGTCAGTGACAGTGGAGAACGGGCACCTCGAACCTCTGGAGCCAGGGGATGACCCAAACTTCTGAGTAGCAACTGAGAGTCTGAAACGAAGAAGGGAGCACTGAGACCCCTGGCCCGCCGCAGAGGCTGCTCTCCCGACACGCTCCGCAGCAGTTAGGTTCCCTGCGCTGCTGCTGTGGGCTGTGCGTGCGCGCATCTTCCTAATGtgttctccccctgccccaagtttttattttgaaaaatttcacatCTACAGAGAAGTTGAGAGATTCAAGAATATatacttttcactttcttttgcaAATTATAGATTTTCTTACATTTGCTCTCTCctgcatgtgtctgtgtatatatgaTTTCTGAATTGTTTGAAAGCCCCTGCCCCAAGCCCAGGGTGTTTATTTCCTGGAGCTGTACCCCTCGGGGCGGCTGGTGTGAGGTCTCTTGGGAGCCCTCCCTCTGTGTTTCCCCGGGTCTGTGGGTACTGCATGGATGCTGGGAGTGAGATCCGGGACCTTGCAGGCAGAGAGGTGATGAAGGGGATGTTTCCCAAAGCCCTAGGGAGTGGGTGAGGGCTGGGACGGCATGAGTGGGTGTGAGGTGAGACCCCTTCGTTTTACCCTTTTTAAAGTACGGTTGGTCTGGAAGTCACAGTTGTCTAGAATAGGGTGCTGGGTCTTCTTGCAAGAAGTTCTGCCAATCTTCATGTCTAGCATGTACCTCAGGCCCTTCACGATCTAAGGGGAAAAAGGGCCAGTTCGGTGTTACTTAGTCCAGGACAGAAAGCTGGCTGCTCCTCCACCAGCAGGGGGAGGCATGGAGACGGGAAAGATGCATGGATATGCCCCCTGAAAGCGGCTGAGGGTGTGGAGGCCTGTCTGGGATGCACCGGAGAATTCTGGGAGGGAAGCTACTGCTTGGACCCAggcccctcctttcccttcccttcgcTTCTTATCCACTCATGTCTTCCTGCTCACGGTGTCAGTTCTCCGTCCCCAGGTGAGACTTGGGCTCTCTGTCTGTGCTAGGACATTTCCTCCCTGCCCAGAACTCTCCATCAGGGGGATGGCCCCTGCGCCTCACCTCCATGCCCGTACCCACCCGCAGCCTGTGCTGACCTGCCCTGAGTGCCAACGGTGGTTGCGTTTTTCCTCGGTTTCAGAATAGACCTTTTCCACTCGCATATGACAGCACCCTGGCTCATTCTCACCTGTGGTCTCTCAGTAAGGCCTCAGCCCTGCCAAGTACCAGGTGAAATCAAGTCATCCCCCACGTCCCTGAGGGATAACTTCccagctgccccaccccccaggcccttGAGCACTGACAGGAACACCAGGAATTTGTCCTGCTCCGCAGGAGGTGAAAGCCTGGCTCGGGAAGATCTCGCAGCTCCTGGGGCTGAGTCCCTGGAGAGATGACACTTTGGCTATTTCCATGGGAAGTAGGCTTTTAAAGCTCACCCCACACCAGCTTGCCTTTCTGCCACATGCTTTCTAATCATAAAAATATGCTGCTCTTAACAAAGGTTGCTATTTTCGAATAAGGATTGTAAGAATTTCCAATAATCCTGTTACACAGGGGTAACCATTAGCAGTGTGCATCAAAGCTGTTAGCATTGGAGTGGGACCCCCTCACCATCTCCTCCTGGGGTTTGTGTGTGGGGAAGGGGCGGTGGTTTGGGCAAAGCTCTCTGAGTGACATGGCCCAGATGGAGAACGGCGAGAGGGCCTTTGGGGCTGCGGTGTAGGCGAGGGGGCGAGGTGTGGCGAGGCAGGGCGGGGGCTCTGACGGGCAGTGCCAGTGGCTCCTGCCAGCTCGCTTTCTGTTTCTCCCCACTGGCACCCTTCAGCATGCCCAGCTGCAGTGGCCTGTTgcacccctgccctcctgggctcTGCTCCAGATATGCCGTGGGCACGGCCTGATGGTTCCACCCAGGAGGAGCCTGCTTTCACAAGAGGTGGCTCAGGGCCTTCTTGCGGTGCCCTGGGTGCCCCTGGGCTGTCTGTGGCTGCTGCGTCAGCCTCCTGGCCTGGGTCTGGGTTCTAGAGGGACGGGCACGAGGCAGGTCTGCCCCCGATGAGGCAGGAGCCACTGCAGCCTGGCCTCTTAGGAGCGTCCCTGACCCTCACCTGGACCAGGGCTCTGCTGATGTGGGACTCCTTGAACAAGAAGATGTCATTTGTACAGTTGTTGAACCTTTCAACGCTGTGTCTGGCTGCTTGGAGGACTTCTGGATCGTGGGGGTTTATCGTTTTGGGAAATCCTGGCTTCACGTCTGGGCTAAGGGTCTGGGAACAAATATCTGAAACAGAGAAGCACAGAAGCAGACAAGAACATTGCTGTGAGCTGGGTCCTTGGGCCCCGTGTTTCACCTCCCACGCTGGTTCTGCTGTGCGTTCCCAGTGTAGCCCCTGGCCGTCTGGCTACCCCTCAGCCagccaccccacaccccacagtGCGTCAGCTGTGCGCCCCAAGGCTGCTCCCTCCTCACGGCTGAGGACCAGGCGCGGTGGGGTGGTACCGTGAGGAAGGAAAGTAGTCCCGGCCGCCGAGTCCGCCCACACAGTCGTTTTCGGAACCCAGGGTCGTTTCTAACATGTGTTAAAGAAAACCCGAATGCGTCTTCAGGTGGTGGAGCCTCGGGATAGGACGCAGCCCCAGGGGTTAGAAGAAGGTACCCCAGTCGGCCTTTGAGGCCACCACCATCTCAGTTTGTCCCCAAAAAGTGGACCACGGATAAGTGCCCAAAGGCCCGTCCTGCCTTCTCACTTGTGAGGGCGCTGTGGCTGTCCTCTCCCTCAGTGGTTCTTGTCAGAGTCCACCCCGCTTCCAGGCTCTGGGTGGGCCCATCCGGGGGCGCCAGCTCCGGGCAGCAGCGCAGCCCCTGTTGGCCCTCACGCGCCACCTCCTGCCATGCGGTTCTGGGTACGAGTCCGAGGACGGGCTCGGCCTGGGCGACCTTATCCCACACAGCGCCATCGCAGACTGGCATGTAGGGGAGGGAGAGTTAGTTGGCTTTCTTTTCATCCTCCCACGCTCGAGGAGGCCCACGTTTGGATAAAAGATGGGGTAGGCCACACGAGGGCTTCTTCCCCAGCACTTAGGCCCCCAGTGTCTGACACAACCAGGGACCTCCATACCCCTTCTCTCCCGTCCACATCCTCTGCTCCCAGGCCCCACAGAAGCAGAGCCCGGCCACACCCCGAGGACCCTCGCTGGAGAAGGACCTGACTTCATTCCTTCATCCAGCCCACTCGCCCTTCTGGAGCCCTCCTCATCCTGCAGGCTCTGGAGGTACAGAAGCTTCTGTTCACGGGCGCGCACATTCCGTAAATAAGCAGGCAAGACAGACATCAGAGCGGCAGGCGGAGCGGGCAGGAGTCGTGTGCGGGTCTGCGCACGGGGGCTGCAGGGGTAGGCCGCGCCGTCTGCACAAATCTGCACAGAGGGGCCGACAGCAAGCTGGGCGCCAGGAGGGCGGACGTGTCTGAGGGCTCAGGGCCCCAGTGTGGCTGAAGCAAGGAGGGCATGTAGGGAAGGGCTGGGAGGCAAGGCCGGCCCGGCACGGGTGTGGGCTCATTTGGGTTACAAACTTCGgattttattataatgaaaacGGATATAAAAAGCCCCACAGGTTCCGTATGTTGCCAAATGGAATGATGGCCTTTTCTGGCTGGTGGCTCATGGTGAATTTGGGGTTCTGTCAAATTCTACAGCGCACAACTGATGtctaaaaataacaaagttgggacgtctgggcagctcagttaggctctgacttcagctcagctcgtgatctcagggtcctgggatcgagtcccgcattgggctccccactcagtggggagcctgtttttctctctccctctgcccctccccacttgtgctctctctgtctctgtctctctctctctctctctaataaataaaatcttaaaaaaaaaagttttgggggaaaaatctaaataaactgggaggagggagaaggggaagagggttTTTAGATTTGTAAACAGCTTCTTTTTAGGAATATGTTCTCTCAGATTTTCCTGAAAGGTTAGCATGCCAGAATGATTCCGAGCTGAACTGTTTTAGTTCATGAACTGTATTAAACAGAGTGTGCAGTTCAGCTCCTCCGTGGCACGGCCCCGTTTCAGGGGCTCAGCAGCCACATGTGGTTGTGGCGGTGGGTGCAGAGACACCGTGTCCTTGCAGAGGACCCCACGGAACTGCACTGCCCTGAGCCTTCCCTTTGCTTCCCTCTGCATGGCCTCGGGGAGCACCAGCAGTACAGACGTCCGTGTTCAGTCCGGGGAGGCTGAGTTTAGCCCGAGACAGAGGTGCCGAGGCGGCAGGAAGTGGAGAGTTGGGGTGTGTGGGTAGCGGCAGTGCTAACCAAGCTTCCGGGCTGAGCGTATGTACGGTGGAAAGATTGGTGCTGAcctgtgcccaccccaccccacccgtCCCCTCCTGAGAGACAAACTCCAGCTCAGACCCAAGACACCCACGTGTATTTGGGTGGTAGAAGACAATGGCGACCAGGCATGCAGGCTTTGGGGAGTCAAGATACCATCTGGTTCCTGGGTGAAGAAATCGCAACTTTAGGGGAGGAAGCTGGCAGCATGAATTCAGCAGAGCATGGGAGCTTTAATAGAAGCTGCACTGGGATGTCCCACTGGGGACAAGGAGTCCCCCGTGCATGGGGACGGACAGAAGGGGGCTGAGAGAAATACCCACTACCTTGTGTGGGGGGTCAGATTAGATAGGGCCAGTGGGCTGGCTAGGCTGGGGAATGGCCTAGCAGGATGGCGTTTTGTGTGGAGTGCACCTGCTATGGCCTCTTGTCTATGTGAGACCCCTGCCAAGTTCGAGAACCAGGATGGGGTCGGGGGGGCATCTGGCCAGGTGGTCTCCCCTCCCTGGTGTGTGGTGCAGTGTAAGGAGCACTGAAAGTGGGCAGAGAAGGCGTGAGTCTGTGTGCGTTCTGTGACCCTGGGTGGGGGGCATCCTGCAGTCTGGGGAGGGCCAGCGCTGCCTGACCAAGCAGGGCTCCACCTGGCAAATGGGTCTCCCCCAGCTGGTTCCTTGGGCCCAAAACTGAAATGTCAAGACTAAGCTCATGATTCCTCGGCCAGGCTCCCGAAGCTTTAGCAGCCCCACGGTCCTGGCCCTCTGTCCCCGATGAAAACAGCTTACTGCTGTACCTTTCCCAACACGGGGTTATGGCCATCTGCCGGTCCGAGCTTCCCTCAGAGCTCTGTCCCGACCAGCACTGGGACTGTCCTTTGCAAGAATCCAGCCATCCTAGGACAGTCTTTGCTGAAAGtctccaaagaaggaaaaaaggaaagctgCTTGTGTTCCTTTGAGTGCCAGCAGCTGTGCTGGTCGGGCTGGGTCAGACTCTGGAACCCGCATTTCCCCAAGCTGCCCACGTGGCTGTGACTCAGGTGGTGGTGCTGGGGGGCCTCCGGGGCTCTGCGCAGAGCCACCCTCACAGGAGGAGGGGGGCCGGGCCGAGGGCTGCTCCCTCAGCACCTGTGCTCGTGCGCCACATGAAGTTGAGTGTGATTCGTAGTTGAAACCAAAAACCATTTGGACAACAACTGCAAGCTTGCTTTCTGCTTCTCACTGTAGTctagagggcagaggaggggcagggggccggACCTCCAGTGTATTCCTGCCGTCGCAGGTGAGAGGGTCCCCCCTTCCCCACTGTGGAGCCATATGGcttctattttttgctttgtataaattacatttattgctttttcttttttttttttaaaagattttatttattt
The DNA window shown above is from Ailuropoda melanoleuca isolate Jingjing chromosome 6, ASM200744v2, whole genome shotgun sequence and carries:
- the CST7 gene encoding cystatin-F, yielding MRPAGVLLAFCCLILSATGGSSRDICSQTLSPDVKPGFPKTINPHDPEVLQAARHSVERFNNCTNDIFLFKESHISRALVQIVKGLRYMLDMKIGRTSCKKTQHPILDNCDFQTNRTLKRTLSCYSEVWVIPWLQRFEVPVLHCH